CTTTATATCTGAAATGGTTATATGGGTTTCTCTTTTACCAAAATTCATTAAAGGATTAAAAGAAGTTTCATAAAAAGAGTTAATAAAAGCTCTAATTAAATAGGCATATTTTTCAATATCAGTTTCATCAGACAAATCCAGTTTATCTTTATATTTATTCAATATTTTTAAAATACCATGATTTCCTAATTTTGTATTTTCTAGTATAGAAATTTTTATATTTTCACTTAATAAATTAATATTTTTAAAAAGATTCATAATTATTAAAAAAGATTCTGTATCTACTAAAGGAAAAGATATAGATTGGAATAAAAATTCTTTTATAGCCTCTTCAAAAGGTAAATTTTTTTCTAGAATTTCATTTACTTTATGGCGTCTTTGAAATATTTTTTCAGATATTATAGCTAAAATAAATTCATCTTTTGATTTAAAATAAGTATA
This genomic interval from Fusobacterium sp. FSA-380-WT-3A contains the following:
- a CDS encoding TetR/AcrR family transcriptional regulator, which produces MKNSKKRDEIISTGKKLIIEKGFLNTSVEDITKKMGIAKGSFYTYFKSKDEFILAIISEKIFQRRHKVNEILEKNLPFEEAIKEFLFQSISFPLVDTESFLIIMNLFKNINLLSENIKISILENTKLGNHGILKILNKYKDKLDLSDETDIEKYAYLIRAFINSFYETSFNPLMNFGKRETHITISDIKDCINNINLEKEINFMTKAIVKLVLK